The Thalassophryne amazonica chromosome 6, fThaAma1.1, whole genome shotgun sequence genome includes a region encoding these proteins:
- the LOC117511438 gene encoding ATP synthase subunit a-like, translated as MDASLYCVDVSLWCMDASLYCVDVSLCWLSCFIVRTDVSLYCVDVSLCWLSCFIMWMFQCACCHVSLCCVDSSLCWLSCFIALHGCFIVLCGCFIVLCGCFIVLVVMFHYVDVSVCLSCFIMWMFQCACHVSLCCVDCSLCWLSCFIVLHGCFIVLCGCFIVLVVMFHYVDVSLCWLSCFIVLCGCFTVLVVMFHCAARMFHCTVWMFHCAGCHVSLCCVDVSLCWLSCFIVLRGCFIVLVAIFHCSGCDVSLCWLSCFIVLVVMFHCAVWMFHCAGCHVSLCCVDVSLCWLSCFIVLRGCFIVLVAMFHCSGCDVSSCCVNISLYYVDFPL; from the exons ATGGATGCTTCATTGTACTGTGTGGATGTTTCATTGTGGTGCATGGATGCTTCATTGTACTGTGTGGATGTTTCATTGTGCTGGTTGTCATGTTTCATTGTGCGCACGGATGTTTCATTGTACTGTGTGGATGTTTCATTGTGCTGGTTGTCATGTTTCATTATGTGGATGTTTCAGTGTGCTTGTTGTCATGTTTCATTGTGCTGTGTGGATAGTTCATTGTGCTGGTTGTCATGTTTCATTGCGCTGCACGGATGTTTTATTGTACTGTGTG GATGCTTCATTGTACTGTGTGGATGTTTCATTGTGCTGGTTGTCATGTTTCATTATGTGGATGTTTCAGTGTGCTTGTCATGTTTCATTATGTGGATGTTTCAGTGTGCTTGTCATGTTTCATTGTGCTGTGTGGattgttcattgtgctggttGTCATGTTTCATTGTGCTGCACGGATGTTTCATTGTACTGTGTGGATGTTTCATTGTGCTGGTTGTCATGTTTCATTATGTGGATGTTTCATTGTGCTGGTTGTCATGTTTCATTGTACTGTGTGGATGTTTCACTGTGCTGGTTGTCATGTTTCATTGTGCTGCACGGATGTTTCATTGTACTGTGTGGATGTTTCATTGTGCTGGTTGTCATGTTTCATtgtgctgtgtggatgtttcatTGTGCTGGTTGTCATGTTTCATTGTGCTGCGTGGATGTTTCATTGTGCTGGTTGCCATATTTCATTGTTCTGGTTGTGATGTTTCATTGTGCTGGTTGTCATGTTTCATTGTGCTGGTTGTCATGTTTCATtgtgctgtgtggatgtttcatTGTGCTGGTTGTCATGTTTCATTGTGCTGCGTGGATGTTTCATTGTGCTGGTTGTCATGTTTCATTGTGCTGCGTGGATGTTTCATTGTGCTGGTTGCCATGTTTCATTGTTCTGGTTGTGATGTTTCATCGTGCTGCGTGAATATTTCATTGTACTATGTGGATTTTCCATTATGA